In Deltaproteobacteria bacterium, one DNA window encodes the following:
- a CDS encoding TldE/PmbA family protein: MQEYFYHLADHLTSLLHADEIYTCSFSAEDSDFVRFNRSVVRQAGTVSQRYLALDLIKGHRHSEGTVALSGDVDLDRERVAHVLTSAREKLPYLPDDPHLLYATEVRSTEHHGKNQLPEDSSAIVATILEAGRGRDLVGIYAAGGIHNGFANSFGQRNWFSSYSYNFDWSFYLQGDKAVKTGYAGFVWDPAAFAQKVVLASEELAVLARPARTIAPGRYRVYLAPTALAEIIGLLSWGGFGLKDHRTKQTTLLKMVEGNARLHPMVSVVENTQDGVAPNFQDAGFLKPNGVGLIENGVFRNCLVSPRSAKEYSVPTNGASDGEMPESIDVAAGKLPSLDVLKTLDTGIYINNLWYLNYSDRPACRITGMTRFATFWVEDGEIHAPLNVMRFDETLYRMLGDNLEGLTAERDLILDSGTYGSRSTGSSRMPGALMSDFTFTL, encoded by the coding sequence CAGCGTCGTTCGTCAAGCAGGAACAGTCTCGCAGCGTTATCTCGCCCTCGACTTGATCAAAGGACACCGCCACAGTGAAGGAACAGTCGCACTATCAGGCGATGTTGACCTCGACCGAGAACGAGTTGCACACGTCCTGACATCGGCACGTGAAAAGCTTCCCTATTTGCCCGACGATCCCCATCTGCTGTATGCCACGGAAGTGCGCTCGACCGAACATCACGGGAAGAATCAACTGCCCGAGGATAGTAGTGCCATTGTTGCGACGATTCTTGAAGCCGGACGTGGACGCGACCTGGTCGGCATCTACGCGGCAGGAGGAATTCACAACGGGTTTGCTAATTCGTTTGGCCAACGCAACTGGTTTTCCAGTTACAGCTACAACTTTGACTGGAGCTTTTACCTGCAGGGCGATAAGGCAGTAAAAACTGGCTATGCTGGATTTGTCTGGGATCCAGCCGCGTTCGCCCAAAAAGTTGTGTTAGCCAGCGAGGAACTGGCGGTCTTGGCACGACCAGCACGAACGATTGCCCCAGGTCGCTACCGTGTGTATCTGGCACCTACCGCACTGGCGGAAATTATCGGCTTATTGAGCTGGGGCGGGTTTGGCCTCAAAGATCACCGCACCAAACAAACAACTTTACTCAAGATGGTCGAAGGCAATGCTCGCCTCCATCCGATGGTCAGCGTGGTTGAGAATACACAAGATGGGGTAGCGCCGAATTTTCAAGATGCCGGGTTCTTGAAACCAAACGGTGTTGGGTTGATTGAGAATGGCGTATTCCGTAACTGTCTTGTTTCTCCGCGATCAGCGAAAGAATATAGCGTACCGACCAATGGCGCTAGCGACGGAGAAATGCCGGAGTCTATTGATGTCGCTGCTGGAAAGCTTCCTTCACTAGATGTGTTGAAAACACTTGATACCGGCATTTACATTAACAACCTGTGGTATCTGAATTACTCCGATCGTCCAGCGTGTCGCATTACTGGCATGACCCGCTTTGCCACGTTTTGGGTGGAAGACGGTGAGATTCACGCGCCACTCAACGTTATGCGCTTCGATGAAACGCTCTACCGCATGTTAGGCGACAATCTCGAAGGGCTCACGGCAGAGCGCGATCTTATTCTCGACTCGGGGACCTATGGCTCACGCTCAACCGGCAGTAGCCGCATGCCAGGCGCATTGATGAGCGACTTTACGTTTACATTGTAG